GAGCGTGCGAGTTTTGGAATCTTGTTAGCACCGAAGAGAAGGACTGCGATGAGCAGAATCACCGCGAGTTCCATCCCACCGGGAATTGGCCCGAACAGCGGAATCGTTTCAACTACCATCTGTGATAAACAATCACACGTGGGTATTTATAGGCTTTTTGCCCTTCGATAGATGATAACATACATATTGTGTAAAAGTAACGCACGAAATCGAGCAGTCAGTTCGTGGTTTCTTCTACGAACTTCACCACTGCCTCAGTTCCCTGAAAGCCCTCCGCCATTCGCCCGATGAGGTCGCCGTCTTCGAGCAGGAGGAGGGTCGGAACGCTCCGAATATCGTACTCTTCCACCAGCGAGAGGTCGTTTCCGGGGTTGACCATCACCACCGTTGCGTCGGTTACGCGAGCCACGTTGCCGACCACCGGTTCGATGGCCTGACAAAGCGTGCATCCTTTCGTGTAGCAATCGACCAACACGAGGTCGTGGTCGGCGATGACCTCGGCGAGGTCATCGCCATCTTCCACTCGAAGCGGCTTTTCGGGGCTGTCGCTCACGGTCGAGGATACGAAGCGACCGCATTTGTCGCGTTCGATTTTCAGGAGAGAACGACTGAATCGTTGTTCTCTCCTAATAGAGGATGTTTACGGAACGCGGCTGACCGCGTCAGTCAGGCGTGTCGCTCGATTTCGGTACGGAGTTTCGATTCGATTTGGCTCACGCTCTCGTTCGTAAACGAAAGCTGTGTCCATCGCTCGTCTATGTCCGCCATTTCGGCGAGCAGACCGCCTCGTCGGTCGATTTCCAACTTAACTTCCAATCCGTTTTGGGTTTCCGTCGGAACGACTTCGAGTTCGTCCAGTTTGCCCGAGAACGGCCCGGAGTGGGGAACGAACTCCAATTCCTGCACGAACTTGCCCGAGAAGATGCTTCCCGGCGCTTTCTCGCATTTGGCGGTTCGGAGCGTGAAGCCGAGGGAATCCAGCGCGTCGAGGAACGTCGAAAGCTGCGGGCCGGGGTCGATTTGTACCGGGTCTTCGTCGTCGGGGTCAACCGCCCAGTCGATGTCTAAACCGGTTTCGAGCCAGACGTTCGTCCGACCGACCGTCACGGGCGTATCGACGGGCACGTCGATGGTAATCGGGAAGGTCTTCTCCTCGTCCGGGCCGATAGTGAACGGGTCGGCGACTTGGAACTTGTTGATGACGCCAGTTCTGGTGCTGTCATCGGTTTTGTATCGAGTCAGCAGGGCGAAGTAGATTGCATCGACTTCCTGTTCTGTCGTACCACCTTCGACGTGAACTTCGGCTTCGACCGACTCACCTGCGGTGAGCGTAGTTTTGGGGAGGATGGTATCGACGCGAGCGGAGCCAACTCCAACGCGGGAAAGGATTCGTTTCATTCCATCGGTAGTTCTGTCCATTTCGGATATAAGTTTTCTCAATGTGGGTAGCTATCGTTCGGCACGACTTTGTACTCCCATAACTCG
The nucleotide sequence above comes from Haladaptatus cibarius D43. Encoded proteins:
- a CDS encoding thioredoxin family protein, producing MSDSPEKPLRVEDGDDLAEVIADHDLVLVDCYTKGCTLCQAIEPVVGNVARVTDATVVMVNPGNDLSLVEEYDIRSVPTLLLLEDGDLIGRMAEGFQGTEAVVKFVEETTN
- a CDS encoding sporulation protein, which encodes MKRILSRVGVGSARVDTILPKTTLTAGESVEAEVHVEGGTTEQEVDAIYFALLTRYKTDDSTRTGVINKFQVADPFTIGPDEEKTFPITIDVPVDTPVTVGRTNVWLETGLDIDWAVDPDDEDPVQIDPGPQLSTFLDALDSLGFTLRTAKCEKAPGSIFSGKFVQELEFVPHSGPFSGKLDELEVVPTETQNGLEVKLEIDRRGGLLAEMADIDERWTQLSFTNESVSQIESKLRTEIERHA